The Rhopalosiphum maidis isolate BTI-1 chromosome 1, ASM367621v3, whole genome shotgun sequence genome has a segment encoding these proteins:
- the LOC113548770 gene encoding uncharacterized protein C7orf26 homolog: MDYNEVKVNLRKFGFPLSTENALNQIQTIINGETSRKQHLNEDLAMDLISEFIFCETNEEGKSTKPMSRIRYLELLVMICEYFNKTKIKPDNDNCCGDTALNAIFMTLFPQFGAPPQRTNMLVSLVSLAISTYSNLILQSAGVQMQQLGCSSKYSSQLADGLVKKFFTFISADNTSIHLLPQNAPLFTANLMTSLSELYFNTKTTDTNMCIKEPPRIVLETVVRWINSDPCLCFTAHYTDLQRALPSGAIPMAATLPFLGLFRWCFFAPLCVKNNKDLELYSELHCALIESVMQGWKVYSEQNPRISRPYTLSVHSVIPQQLKDLIEETIKSNDQALLHAVEIVVERLTQSIHAAIISDTIFGNKQDLVNQLESLPENEVLKTLIKRIQV; the protein is encoded by the exons ATGGATTACAACGAAGTCAAAGTTAATCTAAGGAAATTTGGTTTTCCTCTTTCTACTGAAAATGCATTAAATCAAATac agacTATTATTAATGGTGAGACATCTCGTAAACAGCATTTAAATGAAGATCTTGCTATGGATTTAATatcagaatttatattttgtgaaacAAATGAAGAAGGAAAATCTAccaaa CCAATGTCTCGAATTAGGTACTTAGAGCTACTAGTAATGATTTGTGAATActtcaataaaacaaaaattaaaccagATAATGATAATTGTTGTGGAGATACCGCTCTCAATGCTATATTTATGACTTTGTTCCCCCAATTTGGTGCACCTCCTCAGAGAACTAATATGTTAGTGAGCTTAGTATCATTGGCCATATCTACTTACTCTAATCTTATACTACAATCTGCTGGTGTACAAATGCAACAATTGGGTTGTTCGTCAAAGTACAGCTCACAATTAGCTGATGGactagtaaaaaaattttttacttttataagtgCTGACAAcacatcaatacatttattaccaCAAAATGCTCCATTATTCACTGCCAATTTGATGACTTCATTATCAGaactttattttaacacaa aaACTACCGACACAAATATGTGTATCAAAGAGCCACCTCGTATTGTATTAGAAACTGTCGTACGGTGGATAAATTCTGATCCTTGTTTATGTTTCACTGCACATTACACAGATTTACAACGTGCATTGCCTAGTGGTGCTATTCCAATGGCAGCCACATTGCCATTTCTAGGTTTATTCAGgtggtgtttttttgcacCACTTtgtgtgaaaaataataaagacttAGAATTGTACTCCGAACTTCATTGTGCATTGATTGAAAGTGTTATGCAAGGTTGGAAAGTATATTCAGAACAAAATCCAAGAATCAGTCGTCCTTATACTTTAAGTGTTCATTCCGTTATACCTCAACAACTAAAAGATCTTATTGAAGAGactattaa gTCAAATGATCAAGCTTTATTACATGCTGTTGAAATAGTGGTAGAAAGATTAACTCAAAGCATACATGCTGCTATAATATCTGATACTATTTTTGGAAATAAGC AGGATTTGGTTAATCAATTAGAATCACTTCCGGAGaatgaagttttaaaaacacttattaaacgtattcaagtataa
- the LOC113548945 gene encoding neutral alpha-glucosidase AB, with protein MNSFLHLILFFVCIIGSTVYSVDRGNFKTCEQSNFCKRCRSLDKNQKSAFELVPDSVILTDKYLEALITNTNFDDVSLRMRLDGLKDRTLRLRINKDGNQMFNRFQPVHALVSEPITEPMVMARNTSTIELELSKIIKVYITIAPFKLDVYVNEELTIGVNHDNLMQFEHYRPKPESIPDNEIGSWEEYFKEHQDSKPRGPSAVSMDFKLYSSSSLYGLPEHADSLALKGTSGNDPYRFYNLDVFEYELYNGMGLYGAVPFLMGHGKKDSVGVFWLNAAETWVDIAGVKGNTEHTSVVESIVNLVSGSSTDKDIPRAHFISECGIIDFFIMLGPKPLDVTRQYSSLTGTAPLPPLFSLAYHQCRWNYNDQKDVHDVETNFDVHDIPMDVMWLDIEYTDSKKYFTWDPVRFSEPLEMVNNLTSRGRKLVTIIDPHIKRDSNYFLHNDALNNDLYVKNKDGDVYEGWCWPGSSSYLDFMNPKVQEYYASRYSIDNFVGPTEDIFIWNDMNEPSVFNGPEVTMPKDCIHHGGYEHRDIHNIYGLLQVISTYDGLLKRSNGKKRPFILTRSHFAGTQRFAAVWTGDNAADWSHLKISLPMCLSLAISGISFCGADVGGFFNNPDKELLIRWYQTGAFLPFFRGHAHIDTKRREPWLFDEQTTFLIRDAIRMRYSLLPLWYSLFKNHELTGAPVIRPLFFEFPYEEQLNNIDNEFMVGDVLLVCPVLDQNVQELTCYFPGQEEIWYDRDTYQPIKMNGLMKIPAPINKVPVYQRGGTIVPTKQRVRRSSVLMKDDPYTLIVAIDLKAIAKGSLYIDDEESFEYRNGHFNYIEYEYINNQLISKCLHCEDFNTKSWVEKVMIVGIPNVFTKASIQVNGGSLSELTVLYNTHNQVLTVRKPAVGIAQNWTISLL; from the coding sequence atgaatagttttttacacctaatacttttttttgtatgtattattggtTCAACCGTGTATTCGGTTGATCGTGGTAATTTTAAGACATGTGAGCAAAGTAACTTTTGTAAGCGTTGTCGTTCCTTGgacaaaaaccaaaaatccGCCTTTGAACTAGTACCCGACAGTGTTATATTGACGGATAAATACCTCGAAGCCTTGATAACAAATACAAACTTTGATGATGTTTCATTACGAATGCGGCTGGATGGTCTCAAGGATCGTACACTTCGTCTTCGCATCAACAAAGATGGGAATCAAATGTTTAACAGGTTTCAACCAGTGCATGCTCTTGTATCTGAACCAATTACAGAGCCAATGGTTATGGCTCGAAATACATCAACTATTGAATTagaattaagtaaaattattaaggtgTATATCACGATAGCCCCATTTAAATTGGATGTTTATGTTAACGAAGAGTTAACCATAGGGGTGAACCATGATAATCTAATGCAATTTGAGCACTATCGACCTAAGCCAGAATCAATTCCAGACAATGAAATAGGGTCGTGGGAAGAATACTTTAAGGAACATCAAGATTCTAAGCCCCGTGGACCTTCTGCAGTTTCAATGGacttcaaattatattcttctTCTTCTCTATATGGATTGCCAGAACATGCTGATAGTTTAGCTTTGAAAGGTACCAGTGGTAATGACCCATATCGATTTTATAACTTGGATGTTTTCGAATATGAATTGTACAATGGAATGGGATTATACGGAGCTGTTCCATTTTTAATGGGACATGGAAAAAAGGATAGTGTTGGGGTGTTCTGGTTGAATGCTGCTGAAACATGGGTGGATATTGCAGGTGTTAAAGGAAATACTGAACACACATCAGTTGTGGAATCAATAGTAAATTTAGTTTCAGGATCATCAACTGATAAAGACATTCCCAGAGCTCATTTTATTTCTGAATGtggtattattgatttttttataatgttgggTCCTAAACCTCTAGATGTAACCAGACAATATTCATCACTGACAGGAACAGCTCCACTACCTCCATTATTTTCTTTGGCTTACCATCAGTGCCGATGGAATTACAATGACCAAAAAGATGTCCACGATGTAGAAACAAATTTTGATGTCCATGACATACCTATGGATGTCATGTGGTTAGATATTGAATACAcagatagtaaaaaatattttacctggGATCCAGTTAGGTTTTCAGAACCTTTAGAaatggttaataatttaactagcaGAGGCAGAAAGTTAGTGACTATTATTGATCCACACATCAAACGTGATTCCAACTACTTTCTACATAATGATGcacttaataatgatttatatgtaaaaaataaggaTGGTGATGTATATGAAGGTTGGTGTTGGCCAGGATCTTCTAGTTATTTGGATTTCATGAATCCTAAAGTACAAGAGTATTATGCTTCTCGTTATtctattgataattttgttgGTCCTACAGAGGACATTTTTATATGGAATGATATGAATGAGCCTTCTGTTTTCAATGGACCAGAAGTGACAATGCCAAAGGATTGTATTCATCATGGAGGTTATGAACACAgagacatacataatatttatggacTGTTGCAGGTCATAAGCACATATGATGGTCTACTAAAGCGATCAAATGGTAAAAAACGACCATTCATTTTGACCAGATCTCATTTTGCTGGTACTCAACGTTTTGCTGCAGTGTGGACTGGTGATAATGCGGCTGATTGgagtcatttaaaaatatctttaccaATGTGTCTCTCATTAGCAATTTCGGGCATTTCATTTTGTGGTGCGGATGTGGGCGGATTCTTTAATAACCCCGATAAAGAATTATTGATCCGCTGGTACCAAACTGGTGCATTTCTGCCATTTTTCAGAGGTCATGCTCACATAGATACAAAACGTCGAGAACCATGGTTGTTTGACGAACAGACTACATTTTTGATTCGTGATGCCATCAGAATGAGATATTCATTGTTACCATTATGGTACTCATTGTTTAAAAACCATGAATTAACCGGAGCACCTGTCATACGgccattattttttgaatttcctTATGAAGAACAACTGAACAACattgataatgaatttatGGTTGGTGATGTCTTGTTGGTATGTCCTGTATTGGATCAAAATGTACAAGAGTTGACTTGTTATTTCCCCGGTCAAGAAGAAATTTGGTATGATCGAGATACTTACCAACCTATCAAAATGAATGGACTGATGAAAATACCAGCACCAATCAACAAGGTGCCTGTATATCAACGTGGTGGTACAATAGTTCCTACTAAGCAACGTGTTCGCCGATCATCTGTCTTAATGAAGGACGACCCGTATACTTTGATAGTTGCAATTGACTTAAAAGCTATAGCTAAGGGATCATTGTATATTGATGATGAAGAAAGTTTTGAATACCGAAATGGACATTTTAACTACattgaatatgaatatatcAATAACCAATTGATTTCAAAATGTCTACACTGTGAAGATTTCAATACTAAATCATGGGTCGAAAAAGTCATGATTGTTGGTATTCCCAATGTATTCACCAAAGCCAGTATACAGGTCAATGGTGGTAGTTTGTCAGAATTAACTGTTTTATACAATACTCATAATCAAGTATTAACAGTGCGGAAGCCTGCTGTCGGAATAGCTCAAAATTGGACGATttctttactttaa
- the LOC113561299 gene encoding DDB1- and CUL4-associated factor 12, which produces MAQTRRVPVFGSRPPCAYQSRLDERSLQIRMTRMERNRKSDKPEDFVCYEDSDEEEESTMSLCTMLNSSYNFVDYIRNREYGMREYRSVNQNHGTRHILTHDLFKELSIPLKTMNKVFCSQWLSSKQIVFGTKCNKLMVYNVKSHELDQIPSIKGRIDEAADQQSGIHSLKINPSRTLLATGAYNSNEIAVYRLPTLDPIVLAEGAHKDWIFDIEWLDDEFFVSGSRDTKLALWQVQDKYQEKYDSDGDLIQPITQFLNPAVIRSCKTAQKVRAITFNKNLKEMVTLSLNGYVHVWDVERFRQRFSRRLSSCQDNVCMAMKNDSSLYAVGCRSYTLLLDARTLHTIKKIPARYSGCGIRSLSFQDNVITIGTGVGVIMFYDIRAGKYLESSINSSRAVVLKTSRGYVYPDEDFMVDQGFQQVKYTPAIYTHCYDYSGTRLFSAGGPLPANLCGNYAGLWQ; this is translated from the exons aTGGCACAAACAAGGCGCGTGCCAGTCTTTGGTTCACGACCACCTTGTGCATACCAATCCAGACTGGATGAACGTAGTTTACAAATTCGTATGACTAGAATGGAACGGAACAGAAAATCTGATAAACCAGAAGATTTTGTTTGCTATGAAGACTCAGACGAAGAAGAAGAGAGTACTATGTCATTGTGTACTATGCTAAATTcttcatataattttgttgattatATAAGAAATCGAGAATATGGAATGCGAGAGTATCGTTCAGTAAATCAAAATCATGGTACAAGGCATATTCTCACACATGACTTATTCAAAGAACTGTCTATACCATTAAAAACTATGAATAAAGTTTTTTGTTCGCAATGGCTTAGCAGTAAGCAAATTGTCTTTggtacaaaatgtaataaa ttaatggtTTATAACGTAAAATCACATGAACTGGATCAAATACCATCGATAAAGGGACGTATAGATGAAGCAGCTGATCAACAAAGTGGTAttcattcattaaaaattaacccgTCCAGAACATTATTAGCAACAGGAGCATATAATTCTAATGAAATTGCTGTGTATAGATTGCCGACGTTAGATCCAATTGTTTTAGCCGAG ggTGCTCACAAAGATTGGATATTCGACATTGAATGGTTGGATGATGAATTTTTTGTTAGTGGATCACGAGATACCAAACTTGCGTTATGGCAAGTTCAAGATAAATATCAAGAAAAGTATGATTCTGATGGTGATCTTATACAACCAATTACTCAATTTCTCAACCCTGCAGTTATAAGAAGTTGTAAAACAGCACAAAAAGTCCGAGCAATCAcatttaataagaatttaaaagaaatggtTACATTGTCACTAAATGGATATGTTCATGTTTGGGATGTTGAACGTTTTAGACAA AGGTTTTCAAGAAGATTATCATCTTGTCAGGACAATGTTTGCATGGCAATGAAAAATGATAGTAGTTTATATGCTGTTGGATGTCGTTCATACACACTATTACTTGATGCTAGAACTTTACATACCATAAAGAAAATCCCTGCTAGATATAGTGGATGTG gaATTAGGTCTTTAAGTTTCCAAGATAATGTAATCACAATCGGAACTGGTGTTGGTGTTATAATGTTCTATGATATTCGGGCAGGAAAGTACTTAGAATCCAGTATTAATTCCAGTAGAGcagttgttttaaaaacaagtaGAGGTTATgtt tatCCTGATGAAGATTTCATGGTGGATCAAGGGTTTCAACAAGTCAAATATACACCAGCAATTTATACACATTGCTATGATTATTCAGGAACAAGATTATTTTCTGCAGGTGGACCGTTACCAGCTAATTTATGTGGCAATTATGCAGGCTTAtggcaataa
- the LOC113559445 gene encoding alcohol dehydrogenase class-3, which yields MADTVGKVIKCKAAVAWEAKKPLTIEDIEVAPPKENEVRVKILATAICHTDAYTMDGNDPEGNFPCILGHEGAGIVESVGPNVEEFQPGDHVIPLYIPQCGECKFCLSPKTNVCSKIRLTQGQGKMPDNTSRFTCKGQFLYHFMGCSTFSEYTVVADISLCKVDSVASFDKICLLGCGVSTGFGAALNTAKVEPDSTCAIFGLGAVGLAVIMGCKAAGAKKIIGVDINESKFELAKLFGATDFVNPLKYEKPIQDVLIGMTDGGLDYTFECIGNVKTMRAALEACHKGWGVSVIIGVAAAGQEISTRPFQLVTGRTWKGTAFGGWKSKESIPELVLKYLDNKLMLDEFISHKLPFASINEGFELLHSGKSIRTVLEF from the exons atGGCAGATACTGTGGGAAAG gTAATTAAATGTAAGGCAGCCGTTGCTTGGGAGGCAAAGAAACCTTTAACAATTGAAGATATTGAAGTAGCGCCACCAAAGGAGAATGAGGTAAGAGTAAAAATACTTGCCACAGCTATATGTCATACTGACGCATATACCATGGATGGTAATGATCCAGAAGGAAATTTTCCTTGTATTTTGGGTCATGAAGGAGCAGGAATTGTTGAAAGTGTTGGTCCAAATGTTGAAGAATTCCAACCag gggATCATGTTATTCCTTTATACATTCCGCAGTGTGGTGAATGTAAATTTTGTTTGTCtccaaaaacaaatgtatgtaGTAAAATTAGACTTACCCAAGGTCAAGGTAAAATGCCGGATAATACTTCTCGTTTTACTTGTAAGGGACAATTTCTGTACCATTTTATGGGATGTTCAACGTTTAGTGAATATACTGTGGTAGCAGATATTTCATTATGCAag gtagaTTCTGTTGCatcttttgataaaatttgtcTCTTGGGATGTGGTGTTTCAACTGGATTTGGTGCAGCTCTTAACACTGCAAAAGTCGAACCAGACTCAACATGTGCCATTTTTGGCTTAGGAGCTGTAGGTTTAGCAGTCATTATGGGTTGTAAAGCTGCTGGTGCAAAGAAAATCATTGGCGTAGATATAAATGAGAGCAAATTTGAATTAG CTAAATTATTTGGTGCTACTGATTTTGTAAATCCGTTGAAGTATGAAAAACCTATACAAGATGTTCTTATTGGAATGACTGATGGTGGACTTGACTATACATTTGAATGTATCGGAAACGTCAAAACAATG agaGCTGCATTAGAAGCTTGTCATAAAGGTTGGGGTGTATCAGTAATTATTGGAGTGGCTGCTGCCGGTCAAGAAATTTCTACGAGACCTTTTCAACTTGTTACTGGGCGTACATGGAAAGGAACTGCATTTGGag GATGGAAAAGTAAAGAGAGTATTCCTGaattagttttgaaatatttggaTAACAAGCTCATGTTAGACGAGTTCATAAGTCATAAACTCCCATTTGCATCTATTAATGAAGGATTTGAATTACTGCACTCAGGAAAAAG tattcGTACAGTTCTTGAGTTTTAG